Proteins from a genomic interval of Stenotrophomonas sp. WZN-1:
- a CDS encoding TonB-dependent receptor, with product MLPARHHRPPCRSIAPLSLAIAGVLLSVAVPAFAQESKDKATDLARIEVTGSNIRRTDVETASPVQVISKQDIQNMGARTLLQVLDNLPAARPAQQDARSLFTGSDGASQANLRGLGAQGTLVLLNGRRLSYYGAPAGFQTQFVNIDAIPAAAIERMEVLTDGASAVYGTDAVAGVINVITKRNFQGAEVSFTNDTSSRIDSYGERQASITAGFGDLAENRFNIYGAVNMYRRDAIPLSDFYDKRPDQYYVNNPNYLNNLRLGVGSKPGEFNPGSYFAFDPVTGRRVQEAAPGCKNVLTSEAAGPRCVWETWMNNEIDAGAKSERNTAYLNGTFLVGDSTEIFAEATYTDIDLRANGGTPRTYGTTTGNPTSWFSRNTGNTVNQFLYPFLGPNNEYNHASPEMKAMMGGVVGLNYLLQDAGPNYFGQRNTDKSYRVLAGARGNRGDWNWETAFASAGTHSTTYQTINVNTKGFEKAFGPYTIDPGTGRVIISDHPAYKFGEISEANAALIREAFPTFDIQSWTRLHTLDGKIEGPLFQLPAGEMRAAFGFNASRETFYTPGNADAANGLITQQGGSWFDGKRNTYALFAETVAPITDKLELDAAVRVDKYPNFSANVAPKIGFKYQAFDQLMLRGTYSTGFRAPSLAESGNGGVFAQLGGFRDELRCNETNAIANLLLKSQRPGDVDLGKTLLNVDCSRTVARMTQPNKDLKPEKAKIATLGFVYEPATWLSVSADYWFIYRDNEIVAPDYRRMEDIISMSRSPVTDSDRANLAQLAAMCADPASGVSCPANLPGYSAGNVASVVGQYKNRGKTLIDGFDIDARSRFSLGDWGNLNIGLAATIANRNRFYMDAENGWYYGDVVGYYNNPRLRATLNADWTYKQVTTSMFVNYVGGTKWATDQVDEVSNNKETCTGGYLALQKSKCDGAPSWWTANMSVTWRPDDAWNLSFTVKNLFNRLPFYDPNSFLGDSSDYATIFGRGYSVTIGYRFK from the coding sequence ATGTTGCCCGCACGCCACCACCGCCCCCCCTGTCGTTCGATCGCTCCGCTGTCGCTGGCCATCGCCGGCGTGCTGCTGTCGGTCGCCGTTCCTGCCTTCGCCCAGGAGAGCAAGGACAAGGCCACCGACCTGGCCCGCATCGAGGTCACCGGCTCCAACATCCGCCGCACCGACGTTGAAACCGCCTCGCCGGTGCAGGTGATCAGCAAGCAGGACATCCAGAACATGGGGGCGCGCACGCTGCTGCAGGTGCTCGACAACCTGCCGGCCGCACGCCCGGCGCAGCAGGACGCGCGTTCGCTGTTCACCGGCTCCGACGGTGCCTCGCAGGCCAACCTGCGTGGCCTCGGCGCACAGGGCACGCTGGTGCTGCTGAACGGTCGTCGCCTGTCGTACTACGGTGCGCCGGCCGGTTTCCAGACCCAGTTCGTCAACATCGATGCGATCCCGGCCGCGGCCATCGAGCGTATGGAAGTGCTGACCGACGGCGCCTCGGCGGTGTACGGCACCGATGCGGTGGCCGGCGTGATCAACGTGATCACCAAGCGCAACTTCCAGGGCGCCGAGGTCAGCTTCACCAACGATACGTCCTCGCGCATCGATTCCTACGGCGAGCGCCAGGCCAGCATCACCGCCGGCTTCGGTGACCTGGCCGAGAACCGCTTCAACATCTACGGCGCGGTCAACATGTACCGCCGCGACGCGATTCCGCTCAGCGATTTCTACGACAAGCGGCCCGACCAGTACTACGTCAACAACCCGAACTACCTCAACAACCTGCGCCTGGGCGTGGGCAGCAAGCCGGGCGAGTTCAACCCGGGCAGCTACTTCGCGTTCGATCCGGTCACCGGCCGCCGCGTGCAGGAAGCTGCGCCGGGCTGCAAGAACGTGCTGACCAGTGAAGCGGCCGGTCCGCGTTGCGTCTGGGAAACCTGGATGAACAACGAGATCGATGCCGGCGCCAAGTCCGAGCGCAACACCGCCTACCTCAACGGCACCTTCCTGGTGGGTGACAGCACCGAGATCTTCGCCGAGGCGACCTACACCGACATCGACCTGCGCGCCAACGGCGGCACGCCGCGCACCTACGGCACCACCACCGGCAACCCGACCAGCTGGTTCTCGCGCAACACCGGCAACACCGTCAACCAGTTCCTGTACCCGTTCCTGGGCCCGAACAACGAGTACAACCACGCCAGCCCGGAAATGAAGGCGATGATGGGCGGTGTGGTCGGCCTGAACTACCTGCTGCAGGATGCCGGCCCGAACTACTTCGGCCAGCGCAACACCGACAAGAGCTACCGCGTGCTGGCCGGTGCGCGTGGCAACCGGGGTGACTGGAACTGGGAGACCGCCTTCGCCAGCGCCGGTACCCACTCCACCACGTACCAGACGATCAACGTCAACACCAAGGGCTTCGAGAAGGCCTTCGGCCCTTACACGATCGATCCGGGCACCGGCCGCGTGATCATCTCCGACCACCCGGCGTACAAGTTCGGCGAGATCAGCGAAGCCAACGCTGCGTTGATCCGTGAAGCGTTCCCGACCTTCGACATCCAGTCGTGGACCCGCCTGCACACCCTGGACGGCAAGATCGAAGGCCCGCTGTTCCAGCTGCCGGCCGGTGAAATGCGCGCCGCGTTCGGCTTCAACGCCAGCCGCGAAACCTTCTACACCCCGGGCAACGCCGACGCAGCCAACGGCCTGATCACCCAGCAGGGCGGCTCGTGGTTCGACGGCAAGCGCAACACCTACGCGCTGTTCGCCGAGACCGTGGCACCGATCACCGACAAGCTGGAGCTGGATGCAGCAGTGCGCGTGGACAAGTACCCGAACTTCAGCGCCAACGTCGCGCCGAAGATCGGCTTCAAGTACCAGGCGTTCGACCAGCTGATGCTGCGCGGTACCTACTCCACCGGCTTCCGTGCACCGAGCCTGGCCGAGTCCGGCAACGGCGGCGTGTTCGCACAGCTGGGTGGCTTCCGTGACGAGCTGCGCTGCAACGAGACCAATGCCATCGCCAACCTGCTGCTGAAGTCGCAGCGCCCGGGTGACGTCGATCTCGGCAAGACCCTGCTGAACGTCGACTGCAGCCGCACCGTGGCACGCATGACCCAGCCGAACAAGGACCTGAAGCCGGAGAAGGCGAAGATCGCCACCCTCGGTTTCGTCTATGAGCCGGCGACCTGGCTGTCGGTGTCGGCCGACTATTGGTTCATCTACCGCGACAATGAAATCGTTGCGCCGGACTACCGCCGCATGGAAGACATCATCTCGATGTCGCGCTCGCCGGTCACCGACAGCGACCGTGCCAACCTGGCCCAGCTGGCGGCGATGTGCGCCGACCCGGCCAGCGGCGTGAGCTGCCCGGCGAACCTGCCGGGCTACTCGGCCGGCAACGTCGCCAGCGTGGTGGGCCAGTACAAGAACCGCGGCAAGACCCTGATCGACGGCTTCGACATCGATGCGCGCAGCCGCTTCTCGCTGGGCGACTGGGGCAACCTGAACATCGGCCTGGCCGCCACCATCGCCAACCGCAACCGCTTCTACATGGACGCGGAGAACGGCTGGTACTACGGCGACGTGGTGGGCTACTACAACAACCCGCGCCTGCGTGCCACGCTCAATGCCGACTGGACCTACAAGCAGGTGACCACCAGCATGTTCGTCAACTACGTGGGCGGCACCAAGTGGGCCACCGACCAGGTCGACGAGGTGAGCAACAACAAGGAAACCTGCACCGGCGGCTACCTGGCCCTGCAGAAGAGCAAGTGCGACGGCGCACCGTCGTGGTGGACCGCCAACATGAGCGTCACCTGGCGCCCGGATGATGCGTGGAACCTGAGCTTCACCGTCAAGAACCTGTTCAACCGCCTGCCGTTCTACGACCCGAACAGCTTCCTGGGTGACTCCAGTGACTACGCAACCATCTTCGGCCGTGGTTACAGTGTGACCATCGGCTACCGGTTCAAGTAA
- a CDS encoding adhesin, producing the protein MKRLTAFCLVVALTSCAAHPNRTTKCPPAYFTYVGTERVDGLTYGRFQITHNADQPLQLWVDERRRLNSRTARAEMRRAGEDAWRPYNVILEEITPGAIGLSIAPGEQQSVLFDGDGVFLPGQSSAEAEYSIVVRDTAGCEHRSASFIP; encoded by the coding sequence ATGAAGCGCCTGACTGCCTTTTGCCTCGTGGTTGCACTGACATCCTGTGCGGCGCATCCGAACCGCACCACGAAGTGTCCGCCGGCATATTTCACCTATGTTGGCACCGAGAGAGTCGACGGGTTGACCTACGGGCGCTTCCAGATCACCCACAACGCTGATCAGCCACTTCAGCTGTGGGTGGATGAAAGACGCAGGTTGAACTCAAGGACCGCTCGCGCAGAGATGAGACGTGCAGGCGAGGATGCCTGGCGGCCTTACAACGTGATCCTTGAGGAAATCACACCGGGAGCGATCGGGCTGTCGATCGCGCCGGGTGAACAGCAGAGCGTTCTGTTCGATGGTGATGGCGTGTTCCTGCCCGGCCAATCCAGCGCGGAGGCGGAGTACTCCATCGTGGTACGGGATACAGCCGGTTGCGAGCATCGCTCCGCGTCGTTCATTCCCTGA
- a CDS encoding Gfo/Idh/MocA family oxidoreductase encodes MKRREFIAASAAVAASSLLPQTPAWARGRKVRLAMIGTGMRGLVLLKELVRRDDVEVVAVCDIEPIMLGRAVDMVAKAGKPAPKTYGQDRDTNAWKRLLEQKGIDGVIIATPWEYHAPMAIAAMQAGVAVGCEVVAGITLQDHWDVLKTQLSTGTPYMLLENVCYRRDVMAALQMVRQGLFGELVHLQAGYQHDLRGVKFNSGDPNQPYDSGVEFGPKGWSEARWRTEHSVERNGELYPSHGIGPCAMYTGINRGNRFTHINAFATKARGLHEYTVAKSGGTTHPSTKVKFKLGDIVTTTLACENGETILLQHDTSLPRPYSMGFRVQGTKGLWMDVNHSIHIEGRSPPHQWEEFKKYQDEYEHPLWKQNADTAASAGHGGMDWFVIHAFVEALKAKAPMPIDIYDAVTWSAITPLSEQSIANSFQTLEFPDFTAGAWKQRKPIFAFDGKY; translated from the coding sequence ATGAAGCGTAGGGAATTCATCGCGGCCAGTGCCGCTGTCGCCGCCAGCAGCCTGCTGCCGCAGACCCCGGCCTGGGCACGCGGGCGCAAGGTGCGCCTGGCCATGATCGGCACCGGCATGCGCGGCCTGGTGCTGCTGAAGGAACTGGTGCGTCGCGACGACGTCGAAGTGGTTGCCGTCTGCGATATCGAGCCGATCATGCTCGGCCGCGCCGTGGACATGGTGGCCAAGGCCGGCAAGCCAGCGCCGAAGACCTATGGCCAGGACCGCGACACCAATGCGTGGAAGCGACTGCTGGAACAGAAGGGCATCGATGGCGTGATCATCGCCACGCCGTGGGAATACCACGCACCGATGGCGATTGCCGCGATGCAGGCCGGCGTGGCCGTGGGCTGTGAAGTGGTGGCCGGCATCACCCTGCAGGACCACTGGGACGTGCTGAAGACCCAACTGAGCACAGGCACCCCATACATGCTGCTGGAGAACGTCTGCTACCGCCGCGACGTGATGGCCGCGTTGCAGATGGTGCGCCAGGGCCTGTTCGGCGAACTGGTGCATCTGCAGGCCGGCTACCAGCACGACCTGCGCGGGGTGAAGTTCAATTCCGGCGACCCGAACCAGCCCTACGACAGCGGCGTGGAATTCGGTCCCAAGGGCTGGAGCGAAGCACGCTGGCGCACCGAGCATTCGGTGGAGCGCAACGGCGAGCTGTACCCCAGCCACGGCATCGGCCCGTGCGCGATGTACACCGGCATCAACCGTGGCAACCGCTTCACCCACATCAACGCCTTCGCGACCAAGGCGCGCGGCCTGCACGAATACACCGTGGCCAAGAGTGGCGGCACCACCCATCCCAGCACCAAGGTGAAGTTCAAGCTGGGCGACATCGTCACCACCACGCTGGCCTGCGAGAACGGCGAGACCATCCTGCTGCAGCACGATACCTCGCTGCCGCGCCCGTACTCGATGGGCTTCCGCGTGCAGGGCACCAAGGGCCTGTGGATGGATGTAAACCATTCGATCCACATCGAAGGCCGCAGCCCGCCGCACCAGTGGGAAGAGTTCAAGAAGTACCAGGACGAGTACGAGCACCCGCTGTGGAAGCAGAATGCCGACACCGCCGCCAGCGCCGGCCACGGCGGCATGGACTGGTTCGTCATCCATGCATTCGTCGAGGCACTGAAGGCCAAGGCACCGATGCCGATCGACATCTACGATGCGGTGACCTGGAGTGCGATCACCCCGTTGAGCGAGCAGTCGATCGCCAACAGCTTCCAGACGCTGGAGTTCCCGGACTTCACCGCCGGTGCGTGGAAGCAGCGCAAGCCGATCTTCGCGTTCGACGGGAAGTACTGA
- a CDS encoding RHS repeat-associated core domain-containing protein — MLERLKTISCAALAMIALGSLAPWAAQAQEVQKKWESYLSMGQPRATEAAVQKDIKSLFSQYEKDKPFDWHVKRQRVLGKKVIYDYRVRPEKIVTTDWVYTHSGQEYSSEDQIRSVILATRVSDPQCPATSLTEDPWVELLGLGRGDDGSVTNEEKNFHYTLNFYHQSTQECSSIVGWEHVRRARTALCPNRPSLTWNEALQMCSLVQQDEPHMSPMLSYTSGPLPPQQCPVGNPCDPTTGDKSQPEPDFNLGWVSFQRHYHSLTSTAGGALGTGWTHSHNLRLTTGVDDSTFPPSSELKVGLIGADGGQTAFQKVGASYEAMDGSGDRAVQQGTNWQLSRAGERIYFDADGLMQRRDLEDGTSLTYAHDSRGRLLSITHSTGRRVDVQYLAPGDDSLISALVIAGQPVVSYAYSPAGELITATYADGASRTYHYEDTRFPGYLTGVTAEDTRRYSWFGYDAKGRVTCSRHSGDCSQADVGIDGVRLEYTPAGTTIVTDALGKQSAYALTASGSSGLPRKVNGITESNGSISRTYLPEGTDFRRRLQSVTDRRGVVTQYAYAEASDAAAGAVSVTTTTEAAGTPDQRVSETRVAMDSNRLVQQAVGNREIRIARNARLQPTTIAVRDMVTGDTRVTTQTYCEAEGPECPLVGLLRSVDGPRSDVADVSTYAYYTADDAGCAANGACSYRKGDLRSVTNALGQTVETLAYDALGRPLSIKDANGVVTDYTYHARGWPTSVTVRGATTAEDRATQISYWPTGQVQQVTEPDGNSVTYVYDAAQRLTDIADSAGNTIHYTLDNAGNRLKEDTLDAGGTLRRTLARTFNTLGQLTALKDAGNHATGFAYDANGNPQTVTDALQRVTSQQYDPLNRLAQTLQDVGGVAAEIRSQYNALDQVTQVTDPKGLHTTYAYNGFGDLTGQVSPDSGASSFTVDAAGNRKTATDARGITATYHYDALNRLIGIAYPDPNLDVGYSYDVAPTACATDERFAKGRLGQVLHANGSTQYCHDRFGQVTRKVQTVNGVASTLRYAYSKSGRLTALTYPDGSVADYVRDTQGRISQIGLTRPGQARQIVVNNVTYAAFGPATGWTYGNGRQLQRPLDLDYRPQAVHDPAAGGLSLGYGYDPVGSITELKKGAGSTVLAKYAYDTLGRLTQTQDGATGTPIETYAYDATGNRTALTTSAGTASYTYPATSHRLTAVDGEARNHDAVGNTTSIGGKTFIYNDANRMNAVKQGNAVLESYGYNHRGERVLRTPAGGAARITLYDEAGQWLGNYSATGQAQQQAIWLDNYPVALINVPGTGVPELAYVQPDHLGTPRVVIDPVRDVAIWEWSNKSEVFGNQIPSADPDGDGVAFELALRFPGQQATDASGLFYNYQREYDPAAGRYSQSDPMGFDGGVSTFSYVSADPVQAVDPLGLLANCTCVDGGVHIDIPIRFSGEGATPETLRKMINAIESTWSAPGFTVTVSQPEKGRLNRVEVPLGRGVSTVTGGSVGKWYAGNTEWTAAHEAGHLMKFKYDGRFDMYDVVSQAPSRSTKPVPGWEGNIMAEHLGVPDDRVRDAIKKRLGCK, encoded by the coding sequence ATGTTGGAACGACTGAAGACCATTTCGTGTGCCGCACTGGCGATGATCGCGCTGGGGAGCTTGGCTCCTTGGGCTGCGCAGGCGCAGGAGGTGCAGAAGAAGTGGGAGAGCTACCTGTCGATGGGCCAGCCGCGAGCCACGGAAGCGGCGGTGCAGAAGGACATCAAGTCGCTCTTTTCCCAGTACGAGAAGGACAAACCCTTCGATTGGCATGTCAAACGCCAACGCGTCCTTGGAAAGAAGGTCATCTACGATTACCGGGTGAGACCCGAGAAGATCGTTACTACTGACTGGGTCTACACCCACTCAGGGCAGGAGTACTCATCCGAAGATCAGATTCGTAGCGTGATCCTCGCTACCCGCGTCAGCGACCCGCAGTGCCCGGCGACTTCACTCACGGAGGATCCTTGGGTGGAGCTCCTTGGACTTGGCAGGGGCGACGACGGTAGCGTCACCAACGAGGAGAAAAATTTCCATTACACCTTGAACTTCTATCACCAGAGCACTCAAGAATGCTCGTCGATAGTGGGGTGGGAGCATGTGCGCCGGGCCAGAACGGCGCTTTGCCCGAATCGACCGTCCCTGACGTGGAATGAGGCCCTGCAGATGTGCTCTCTGGTCCAGCAGGACGAGCCGCACATGTCGCCCATGCTCTCCTACACAAGCGGGCCGCTGCCGCCGCAGCAGTGTCCTGTTGGTAACCCGTGTGATCCGACCACTGGCGATAAATCCCAGCCTGAGCCGGATTTCAACCTTGGATGGGTGAGCTTCCAACGCCACTATCACTCCCTGACAAGCACGGCGGGCGGCGCGTTGGGTACGGGCTGGACCCATTCCCACAATCTGCGGCTTACCACAGGCGTAGACGATTCCACCTTCCCTCCCAGCTCCGAACTGAAAGTTGGGCTGATCGGCGCCGATGGCGGGCAGACCGCATTCCAGAAAGTGGGGGCCAGCTACGAAGCCATGGACGGAAGCGGCGACCGCGCGGTCCAGCAGGGCACCAACTGGCAACTTTCACGTGCCGGAGAGCGCATTTATTTTGATGCTGATGGCTTGATGCAGCGCCGTGATCTCGAAGACGGTACTTCGCTGACCTATGCACACGACAGCCGCGGCCGCCTGCTCAGCATCACCCATTCAACCGGTCGGCGCGTGGATGTCCAGTACCTCGCGCCGGGCGACGATTCACTGATCTCGGCCCTGGTGATCGCCGGCCAGCCTGTGGTGAGCTACGCCTACTCCCCGGCCGGGGAATTGATCACTGCGACCTATGCAGACGGTGCTAGCCGTACGTATCACTATGAGGACACCCGCTTCCCGGGCTACCTGACCGGCGTGACCGCCGAAGACACCCGGCGCTACAGCTGGTTCGGCTACGACGCCAAGGGGCGGGTTACCTGCAGCCGCCATTCCGGCGATTGCAGTCAGGCCGACGTAGGCATTGATGGCGTGCGTCTGGAGTACACCCCGGCAGGCACCACCATCGTCACCGACGCACTGGGCAAGCAGAGTGCCTACGCATTGACCGCCAGCGGCAGCAGTGGCCTTCCGCGCAAGGTCAATGGCATCACCGAGAGCAATGGCAGCATCAGCCGCACCTATCTGCCCGAGGGCACCGATTTCCGGCGTCGCCTGCAGTCGGTGACCGATCGCCGAGGCGTCGTCACCCAGTACGCCTATGCGGAGGCCAGCGATGCTGCCGCTGGCGCCGTCAGCGTGACCACTACCACCGAAGCGGCCGGCACTCCGGATCAGCGTGTCAGCGAGACGCGCGTGGCCATGGACAGCAATCGGCTGGTGCAGCAGGCCGTCGGTAACCGTGAGATCCGCATCGCGCGTAATGCGCGCCTCCAGCCGACCACCATCGCCGTGCGCGACATGGTGACCGGTGACACCCGCGTCACCACGCAGACCTACTGTGAGGCCGAGGGCCCAGAGTGCCCGCTGGTGGGACTGCTGCGTAGCGTGGATGGCCCGCGCAGTGATGTGGCGGATGTCTCCACCTACGCCTACTACACCGCGGACGACGCGGGATGCGCGGCCAATGGTGCCTGCAGTTATCGCAAGGGCGACCTGCGCAGTGTGACCAATGCGCTCGGCCAGACGGTCGAGACCTTGGCCTACGACGCACTCGGAAGGCCGCTGTCGATAAAGGACGCCAACGGCGTGGTCACCGACTACACCTACCATGCCCGCGGCTGGCCGACCTCGGTCACCGTGCGCGGCGCAACCACAGCCGAGGACCGGGCTACCCAGATCAGCTACTGGCCGACCGGCCAAGTGCAGCAGGTCACAGAGCCCGACGGCAACAGCGTCACCTACGTCTACGACGCCGCGCAGCGGCTGACGGACATCGCCGACAGCGCTGGCAACACCATCCACTACACGCTGGACAATGCCGGCAATCGCCTCAAGGAAGACACGCTCGATGCAGGCGGGACGCTGCGCCGTACCCTGGCACGGACGTTCAACACGCTCGGCCAGCTGACCGCACTGAAGGACGCAGGCAACCACGCTACCGGCTTTGCCTACGATGCCAACGGCAACCCGCAGACCGTGACCGACGCCCTGCAGCGCGTGACCAGCCAGCAGTACGACCCGCTGAACCGCCTGGCCCAGACCCTGCAGGACGTGGGTGGCGTGGCCGCCGAGATCCGCAGCCAGTACAACGCGCTGGACCAGGTCACGCAGGTCACTGACCCGAAGGGCCTGCATACCACCTACGCCTACAACGGATTCGGTGACCTGACCGGGCAGGTCAGCCCGGACAGTGGCGCCAGCAGCTTCACCGTGGACGCCGCCGGCAACCGCAAGACGGCCACCGATGCACGCGGCATCACTGCCACCTATCACTACGATGCACTCAACCGCCTGATCGGCATCGCCTACCCGGACCCCAATCTGGACGTGGGCTACAGCTATGACGTGGCACCGACTGCCTGTGCCACCGACGAGCGCTTTGCGAAGGGGCGACTGGGGCAGGTGCTGCATGCCAATGGCAGCACCCAGTACTGCCATGACCGCTTCGGCCAGGTCACCCGCAAGGTGCAGACCGTCAATGGTGTGGCCAGCACACTGCGCTATGCCTACAGCAAGTCGGGTCGCCTGACTGCGTTGACCTACCCCGACGGCAGCGTGGCCGACTACGTGCGCGATACCCAGGGCCGCATCAGCCAGATCGGCCTGACCCGCCCCGGCCAGGCGCGCCAGATCGTGGTGAACAACGTGACCTATGCGGCCTTCGGCCCGGCGACCGGCTGGACCTACGGCAACGGCCGCCAGCTGCAGCGTCCGCTGGATCTGGATTACCGCCCGCAGGCGGTGCATGACCCGGCCGCAGGCGGCCTGTCGCTGGGCTACGGCTACGACCCGGTCGGTTCGATCACCGAGCTGAAGAAGGGCGCAGGTTCGACGGTGCTGGCCAAGTACGCCTACGACACGCTGGGCCGCCTGACCCAGACCCAGGACGGCGCGACCGGCACGCCGATTGAAACCTATGCCTACGACGCCACCGGCAATCGCACCGCGCTGACCACCTCGGCAGGCACCGCCAGCTACACCTACCCCGCAACCAGCCACCGGCTGACCGCCGTGGACGGCGAAGCGCGCAACCATGACGCGGTGGGCAACACCACCAGCATCGGCGGCAAGACGTTCATCTACAACGATGCCAACCGCATGAACGCGGTGAAGCAGGGCAATGCCGTACTGGAAAGCTACGGTTACAACCACCGCGGTGAACGCGTTCTGCGTACCCCGGCCGGTGGCGCAGCACGGATCACCTTGTACGACGAAGCAGGGCAGTGGCTGGGCAACTACTCGGCCACGGGGCAGGCGCAGCAGCAGGCCATCTGGCTGGATAACTACCCGGTGGCGCTGATCAACGTGCCGGGCACCGGCGTGCCGGAACTTGCCTACGTCCAACCAGATCATCTGGGCACGCCGCGCGTGGTGATCGATCCGGTACGGGACGTCGCGATCTGGGAGTGGAGCAACAAGAGTGAGGTGTTCGGTAACCAGATTCCGAGTGCTGATCCGGATGGCGATGGTGTGGCGTTCGAGCTGGCGCTGCGATTCCCGGGCCAGCAGGCCACGGATGCGAGTGGGTTGTTCTACAACTACCAGCGGGAGTATGACCCGGCAGCGGGGCGCTATTCGCAGAGTGATCCGATGGGATTCGACGGGGGGGTATCTACCTTCTCCTATGTATCAGCTGATCCAGTGCAGGCGGTTGATCCGCTCGGACTGCTGGCCAATTGCACTTGCGTGGACGGTGGAGTTCATATCGACATCCCTATTCGCTTCAGTGGTGAGGGAGCTACTCCTGAGACTTTGAGAAAAATGATAAATGCAATTGAATCGACCTGGTCTGCGCCCGGATTTACAGTGACTGTTAGCCAGCCGGAGAAAGGTCGGTTAAACCGTGTTGAGGTTCCGCTGGGGAGGGGGGTTTCGACCGTAACTGGAGGCAGTGTCGGTAAATGGTATGCAGGAAACACTGAGTGGACGGCTGCGCACGAAGCAGGGCATTTGATGAAATTCAAGTACGATGGTCGTTTTGATATGTACGATGTGGTGTCGCAGGCGCCATCTCGTTCTACTAAGCCCGTTCCGGGGTGGGAGGGAAACATCATGGCAGAGCATCTTGGCGTTCCAGACGATAGGGTTCGGGACGCTATCAAGAAGCGGTTGGGGTGCAAATGA